One window of Bactrocera tryoni isolate S06 chromosome 2, CSIRO_BtryS06_freeze2, whole genome shotgun sequence genomic DNA carries:
- the LOC120768154 gene encoding cytochrome b5, whose amino-acid sequence MTSAISNILQSLRLSSASKKPNNTSANPALHKTFPQEPSNGLLPRGLAEIPLSVVAQHDEYSDCWIVIYDRVYDVTQFLRDHPGGEDIIMEHAGRDATLAFHGTGHSRSAIEQMGDYLIGELPAKERIFSKGSAKVLSIDVPQ is encoded by the coding sequence atgaCTTCTGCTATCAGTAACATACTGCAAAGTTTGCGCCTAAGCTCGGCGTCGAAAAAACCCAATAATACTTCCGCAAATCCTGCGCTGCATAAAACATTCCCACAGGAACCCAGCAATGGCCTACTACCACGCGGCCTTGCCGAAATCCCACTGTCCGTTGTGGCACAACATGATGAGTACTCCGACTGTTGGATTGTCATTTACGATCGCGTTTATGACGTCACACAATTTCTCCGCGATCATCCAGGTGGCGAGGATATCATAATGGAGCATGCCGGCCGCGATGCAACTTTGGCTTTTCATGGCACGGGACACTCACGCTCGGCGATCGAACAAATGGGCGACTATCTGATTGGTGAATTACCGGCCAAGGAGCGCATCTTCAGCAAGGGTAGTGCGAAAGTGCTATCTATTGACGTGCCACAGTGA
- the LOC120769150 gene encoding synaptotagmin-1: MPALSNGRNMDIVIREEDVSVAQVGIYASISFLVVTVVGALFYVSCSKKYRLNWFEKNLLESAAETQDTEQCTDPLVAGTAAFNADNISECSRSRSICKGNVSPTSINTDDPTFWVPPPRKTVQQQVSTSAEESPPPTPTSPTGSLKSNTLSMSSTSSVPITRSDKHVVLGMNPSRPKVASMSAKLDHTKIDMSLYRSNSQQKGSPQGSDDIRGNIHLSVVYDTIAGMLSVHLIEAQNLQPRDFSRTADPYAKVRLLPEKKNFWQTRIHKKTLNPIFDEDFVFEENASVIDKRTIEILLYDFDAYSRHVCIGGAQIPLNSLDLSEKVELWTPLGSCAEQDMKVDLGDIMVSLSFLPSAERLTVVLIKARNLRIIDDSRNSSDPYIKVALLSDGKKIKKRKTGVTRNTINPVYNEALTFDVNKDTLKNCLIEFTVVHDGLLGSSEILGRAVIGNSAEVRPEERMFFEQMFRSKNSLAQWVPLQEASNQRGNLANPPTNVN; the protein is encoded by the exons ATGCCTGCACTAAGTAACGGCAGAAACATGGACATTGTTATCCGCGAGGAGGATGTGTCGGTGGCACAGGTCGGCATTTATGCGTCCATATCCTTTCTGGTGGTGACTGTTGTGGGTGCATTGTTCTATGTTTCGTGTTCGAAAAAGTATCGATTGAATTGGTTTGAGAAAAATTTACTGGAATCGGCTGCAGAGACACAGGATACCGAACAGTG CACTGATCCGCTCGTTGCTGGCACTGCAGCTTTTAATGCGGACAACATCAGCGAATGTTCGCGTTCTCGTTCGATTTGCAAAGGCAATGTAAGCCCCACATCCATTAATACTGACGATCCCACCTTTTGGGTGCCACCACCGCGCAAGACAGTGCAACAACAGGTTTCAACATCTGCTGAAGAGTCCCCACCACCAACGCCCACCTCACCAACGGGTAGTCTGAAATCGAACACGCTCTCGATGTCTTCAACAAGTTCCGTGCCTATAACACGTTCGGACAAGCACGTCGTCCTGGGCATGAACCCTAGCAGGCCAAAGGTGGCGTCGATGAGCGCAAAATTGGACCACACAAAAATTGACATGTCTCTCTATAGAAGC AACTCGCAACAGAAGGGATCGCCGCAAGGTAGTGATGATATTCGTGGCAATATTCATTTGAGTGTGGTCTACGACACAATAGCCGGCATGCTCTCCGTACATTTAATAGAG GCACAAAATTTGCAACCGCGCGACTTTAGCCGCACAGCAGACCCATATGCCAAAGTACGTCTGCTTCCCGAGAAGAAGAATTTCTGGCAAACGCGCATACACAAGAAAACTCTCAATCCCA ttttcgaTGAGGATTTCGTCTTTGAAGAGAATGCAAGTGTAATCGATAAGCGCACAATTGAGATTTTGCTCTACGATTTTGACGCGTACTCACGCCACGTCTGCATTGGAGGCGCCCAAATACCGTTAAACAGCTTGGATCTGAGCGAAAAAGTTGAGTTGTGGACACCGTTAGGCTCCTGCGCAGAGCAA GACATGAAGGTCGATTTGGGCGACATTATGGTTTCGCTCTCATTTTTGCCCTCAGCTGAACGCCTGACCGTGGTATTGATCAAAGCGCGCAACTTACGCATAATAGATGATTCGCGGAACTCATCAGATCCGTATATTAAAGTAGCGCTACTGTCCGATGGTAAGAAAATCAAGAAGCGTAAAACTGGTGTCACACGTAATACCATAAATCCGGTATATAACGAAGCGCTAACATTTGATGTTAACAAGGACACATTGAAGAATTGTCTCATTGAGTTTACGGTCGTTCACGATGGACTGTTGG GCTCCAGCGAAATTCTGGGTCGTGCAGTCATTGGCAACTCTGCAGAAGTGCGCCCCGAAGAACGCATGTTTTTCGAACAAATGTTCCGTTCCAAAAATTCACTCGCCCAATGGGTTCCACTGCAGGAGGCTAGCAATCAGCGCGGCAATTTAGCTAATCCACCAACCAATGTGAATTAA